CCCGCCCGAGAGCTCGGCGGGCTTGTGCTCCGCCCGCTCCCGGAGACCGAGCTGCCCCAGAAGCTCCTCCGCCCTGGCGCGCGCCTCCGACTCGGCCCTTCCTCCCGCGATCCACCCGGGCATCATCACGTTCTCCAGGGCGGTGAACTCCGGCAGGAGCTGGTGAAACTGGAACACGAACCCGACGGACCTGGAGCGGAGCCGGGACCGGCCGTCCTCGTTCCGCGAGGTCATCGACTCGCCTCCGATCCGGACCGTTCCCGACGAAGGGTGATCGAGACCGCCGAGGAGGTGGAGGAGGGTCGACTTTCCGGACCCGGAAGCGCCCACCACCGCCACGATCTCTCCCGGCCTCACTTCCAGATCCACGCCCCGGAGCACCTCGACGGGCGCGAACCCTTCCCGGTACGTCTTCGCGAGCCCGACCGCTTCCAGGGCGTAGGGCGACGACTCATTCATAGCGGATCGTCTGCACCGGGGCAAGCCTGGCCGCCTGCCACGCGGGATAGAGGCTCGCGAGGAAGCAGATCGCCGTGGCCGCGCCCGCGACCAGGACGAAGTCCAGCGCCTCCATCTTCACGGGAAGCGTGTCGATGAAATAGATCTCGCCCGGGAGGTGGAGGAGCTTGTAGCGGCCGAGCGCGTAGGAGACGGCGTAGCCCAGAGAGAGCCCGAGGATCGTTCCGGCGAATCCGATGAGCGTCCCCTGCAGGAGGAAGATCCGCATGATCCCGCGCGGCGTGACGCCCATGGTCCGGAGAACCCCGATGTCCCGGCGCTTCTCCATGACCACCATGACGAGACTCGAGACGATGTTCACAGCGGCGACGGCCACGATCAGGATCAGGATCGTGAACATCACCGCCTTCTCGATGCGCATCCAGGCGAACAGGTTCCGGTTCAGGTCGATCCAGTTCGTCGCGCGGTAGCCGGGACCGAGCGCGCCCTCCACGCGCCGCGACACTTCCTGCGCGCGGAACATGTCCGGGATGCGGAGCTGGTAGCCGGTGATCGCGGTCCCCATCTCGAAGAACTGCTGCGCCGTCGCCATCGGCACGACCCCGAAGGACGAGTCGTACTCGTAGAGGCCCGAGCGGAAGATGGAGCCGACGCGAAGGCGGCGCGTGCGCGGCACGCCTCCGAGGAGTCCACCGACGTCCGTGGGCACGCTGATCAGGATCACGTCGCCCTTCGCCACGCGGAGCCGTGCCGCGAGCTCCTGCCCGAGCGCGATCCCCGGAAGGTCCTCCCCGTCGAAGGGCGCGTCCGCGGGCGTGAGCCGCGCAAGGATGTCGGTCACCTGGGGCTCGCGCGCGGGATCGACTCCCTTCAGCACCATGCCGTCGACGCTGTGCCGCGAGGCCACCATCACCTTTCCGTAGACGAATGGGGCGACCTTCGCTTCGGGAACGGAGCCCTGGATCGCGCTCTCGAGTCCGGCGGAGGGCTCGAGCGGCCGGTCGTCCCCGCCGAGCACGGCGACGTGGGCGTTCGTTCCCGCGATCCGCTGCTGCACCTCGTCCTCGAAGCCGTTCATCACCGAGAGGACGATGGTGAGCGCGGCGACGCCCGTGAGGACGCCGCCGGTCGCGAGGATGCTCACGAGCGTGATGAAGTTGAGGCGCCGCTTCGACCGAAGGTAGCGCGACGCGATGATCCAGACGTAGCTCATCGGCGGTCGGTCGCACCCGGCGTTCGCCGGCTCAATCCGCCTCGACTTCCTCGGCGCGCATCTGCGGGAACAGGACGACGTCCCGGATCGAACGCGAGTCGGTGAGGAGCATCACGAGCCGGTCGATCCCGATCCCGACGCCACCCGTCGGCGGCATGCCGAGCTCGAGCGCGCGCAGGTAGTCCTCGTCGAGGAGCTGCGCCTCCTCGTCGCCTCGTCGCCGCTGCTCGAGCTGGGCCTCGAAGGCCTGCCGCTGCTCGGCCGGATCGTTCTGCTCGGAGAAGGCGTTCGCGACCTCCATCCCGGCCACCATGAGCTCGAACCGCTCGACGACCGAAGGGTCGCCGCGCTTCGGCTTGGCGAGCGGAGAGATGTCGCGCGGGTAGTCGATGAGGAAGACGGGCGAGATCATGCCGGGCTGGGCCCGCTCCGAGATGATCTCGTCCAGCACCTTCCCGTAGGTGAACGAGGGGTCGATCGAGAGGCCGGCCTTCCGCGCGAGCGCGCGGAGCTCCTCCTCCCCGTCCGGAACGCGCTCCACGCCGAGCGCCTTCGCGGCCGCGCCCTTGAACGTGACTCGGGGCCACGGGGGCGTGAAGTCGATCTCCTGCCCATCGAACGGGATCGTCGTCGCGCCGTGGATCGCGCGGATCGTGTGGAGGAGGAGATCCTGCGTGACCTGCATCATCTCCTCGTAGTCCGCGAAGGCCTGGTAGTACTCGAGCATCGTGAACTCCGGGTTGTGGAACCGGTCGATGCCCTCGTTCCGGAAGGTCTTCGCGATCTCGTACACCCGGTCCAGGCCTCCCACGATGAGCCGCTTCAGGTAGAGCTCGACCGCGATCCGGAGATAGAGCGTCCGGTCGAGGGCGTTGTGGTGCGTGACGAACGGCCGCGCGGCCGCTCCGCCATAGAGCGGCTGGAGCACCGGGGTTTCCACCTCCAGATACCCCCGTCCGTCCAGAAATTCCCGGATCGCGCGCAGGATGCTCGCTCGGGCGCGGAAGACGGTTCGCACGTCGTCGTTCACCACGAGGTCGGCGTAGCGCTGGCGGTACCGGGTCTCGACGTCGGTGAGCCCGTGCCACTTCTCGGGAAGCGGGCGGAGCGACTTGGCGAGGAGCCGGATGGAGTCGGCACGCACCGTCGTCTCGCCCGTCTTGGTGTGGAAGACGGGCCCCTCGACCCCCACCCAGTCGCCCAGGTCGAGCTCCATGGCCATGGCGTAGGTGTCGGGACCGAGCACGTCCTCGCGCAGATAGATCTGGATCGTTCCGTCGGCGTCCTTCAGGTGGGCGAAGGACGCTTTCCCGTGTCCCCGCTTGGTCATGAGGCGTCCGGCCACGCGCACCTTCCCGCCGCCCTGCTCCAGCGCGGTCGCGTCGCTGCGAATCCGCGCGGAGCGATGCGTCACCGGGAAGGAATAGTCATACGCCGGAACCCCGCGCGAGCGGAGCTGGTCGAGCTTCTGACGGCGGGAATCCTGGACGGACATGACGCTCCGGGGTGCGCGCGTCGCCGGCGCGGCGAGCCGCGGTACGGCGGGATCCATCGAAGTGAAGTCGGGCGATTCTAAGAACCGACCCTCGACGGGTCAAGCGCCCCGGCGGGCTCCGATCGGATCCCGCGAGGAGCGGGAGGGGCTGGAAGCCGGGTCGCGCGGCTCCGAACCCTCGCGGGAATCGTCCCCCGACGGGAGCTCGGCGGGGTCCGAGCCCACCAGCGTCTCGTCCTCGCGAGCGATGTGGCCGGGCCGGCGCTCGCCGCAGGAGGGGCAGTACGCCCAGGTCGCGTCCACGCGGCGCTGGCAGCGCGTGCAGGCGTGGGCGGACACGTGACCGCAGTGGGGACAGAAGAGGAATTCCGAGGAGACGGTCGCGTGGCATCCCGGGCAGAGGCGGGCCACTTCCTCCTCGTACACCAGAACTCGCTGGAGCTCCTCCATGCAGGTCTCCCCGGCCAGGACCTTGGACATGCCGTCCTGTCCGATCGGGATCATCCCCGATTCGATCGCGGCCTGGCGGATCATCGACTCGGCCGCGCCGCTCGCGATGAGGCGCCGGACCACGTCGTTCATGTCCAGGAGCTCGAACACGCCCGTCCGCCCGCGGAACCCGGTCTCGAGGCAGTGGTCGCACCCGACTGGCCGATACAGGACGATCTCCTTGGCGTCGCGCGCGGACAGCCCCATGAGCCGGAGCTCCTCCGCGGAGGGACCGTAGCCGTCCTTGCAGCGCGGGCAGAGCGTGCGGACGAGGCGCATGGAGACGACGCCGATGAGGCTCGAGGCCACCATGTACGGCTGGAGCCCCAGGTCCACGAGCCGCGTGATCGCGGAGGGCGCGTCGTTCGTGTGCACCGTGGAGAGCACCAGGTGTCCGGTGATCGAGGCGCGGAAGGCGATCTGGGCGGTCTCGAGATCGCGAATCTCGCCGATCATCATCACGTCCGGATCCTGGCGGAGCATCGCGCGGAGCACCGCCCCGAACGTCTTCTTGCTCTTCTCGTCCACCTGCACCTGGTTCACGCCGGGAACCTGGAACTCGATCGGGTCCTCGACCGTCACGATGTTCTTGGTCACCGTGTGGATCTCGGACAGGAGCGAGTAGAGCATGGTGGTCTTCCCGCTTCCCGTCGGACCCGTGACGATCAGGATCCCCTGCGGGCGCTGGCCGTAGCCGCGGATCCGATCCAGGTCGCGCTCCACGAGGCCGAGCGTGTCGAGGCGGAACGCCGACCGCTCCTGGTCCACGATGCGGATCACGACCTTCTCGCCGTGCGCGCACGGGAGGGTGGAGATGCGGAGATCGATCCGCCGTCCCTCCACTTCGACGCGGAAGCGGCCGTCCTGCGGGAGGCGCTTCTCCGCGATGTCGAGGGAGGCGAGGATCTTGATGCGCGAGATCAGGGCGCCCTGCGTCCACTTCGGCAGCCGCTCGAGGTCCTGCAGCAGGCCGTCGACGCGCACGCGCACCCCGACGCCCTTGTCCTGGGGCTCGATGTGGATGTCGCTCGCGCGCAGCTCGACCGCCCGCGAGATGAGCCAGTTGGCCAGACGAACGATGGGGGGTCCGCCGCTCGCCTTCGCGAGCTCGTCGATGGACTCGGTCTCGTCGACGTCCACGACCGCGTGGATCTCCGTGATCGCATCGTTCTTGATGATGTTCTCGAGGACTTCGACCACCGAGGCGTCGATGTGGTAGAACTTCGAGATCGCCTCCACGATCGCGGTCGGAGGCGCCAGCGCGGGGCGGATGAAGTAGCCGCTCTGGAAGCGGAGATCCT
The sequence above is drawn from the Candidatus Eisenbacteria bacterium genome and encodes:
- a CDS encoding ABC transporter ATP-binding protein, which codes for MNESSPYALEAVGLAKTYREGFAPVEVLRGVDLEVRPGEIVAVVGASGSGKSTLLHLLGGLDHPSSGTVRIGGESMTSRNEDGRSRLRSRSVGFVFQFHQLLPEFTALENVMMPGWIAGGRAESEARARAEELLGQLGLRERAEHKPAELSGGEQQRVAVARALHRRPAVLLADEPTGNLDRVAAQGLMEILERFRRDESQATVVATHNPDLARAATRVLSLEDGRLRPMKV
- a CDS encoding ABC transporter permease, with the translated sequence MSYVWIIASRYLRSKRRLNFITLVSILATGGVLTGVAALTIVLSVMNGFEDEVQQRIAGTNAHVAVLGGDDRPLEPSAGLESAIQGSVPEAKVAPFVYGKVMVASRHSVDGMVLKGVDPAREPQVTDILARLTPADAPFDGEDLPGIALGQELAARLRVAKGDVILISVPTDVGGLLGGVPRTRRLRVGSIFRSGLYEYDSSFGVVPMATAQQFFEMGTAITGYQLRIPDMFRAQEVSRRVEGALGPGYRATNWIDLNRNLFAWMRIEKAVMFTILILIVAVAAVNIVSSLVMVVMEKRRDIGVLRTMGVTPRGIMRIFLLQGTLIGFAGTILGLSLGYAVSYALGRYKLLHLPGEIYFIDTLPVKMEALDFVLVAGAATAICFLASLYPAWQAARLAPVQTIRYE
- a CDS encoding ATPase, T2SS/T4P/T4SS family, yielding MSEENGKRKKLGEYLIEAGLVTEHQLKEALRRQRQTHEPLGRILAKNGMVTEADICRVLHDQLGLPLVDLASTAIEEGVIKLVKEELAKKYTAIPIELEGRNTLRVAMADPLNAAALEDLRFQSGYFIRPALAPPTAIVEAISKFYHIDASVVEVLENIIKNDAITEIHAVVDVDETESIDELAKASGGPPIVRLANWLISRAVELRASDIHIEPQDKGVGVRVRVDGLLQDLERLPKWTQGALISRIKILASLDIAEKRLPQDGRFRVEVEGRRIDLRISTLPCAHGEKVVIRIVDQERSAFRLDTLGLVERDLDRIRGYGQRPQGILIVTGPTGSGKTTMLYSLLSEIHTVTKNIVTVEDPIEFQVPGVNQVQVDEKSKKTFGAVLRAMLRQDPDVMMIGEIRDLETAQIAFRASITGHLVLSTVHTNDAPSAITRLVDLGLQPYMVASSLIGVVSMRLVRTLCPRCKDGYGPSAEELRLMGLSARDAKEIVLYRPVGCDHCLETGFRGRTGVFELLDMNDVVRRLIASGAAESMIRQAAIESGMIPIGQDGMSKVLAGETCMEELQRVLVYEEEVARLCPGCHATVSSEFLFCPHCGHVSAHACTRCQRRVDATWAYCPSCGERRPGHIAREDETLVGSDPAELPSGDDSREGSEPRDPASSPSRSSRDPIGARRGA
- the lysS gene encoding lysine--tRNA ligase: MSVQDSRRQKLDQLRSRGVPAYDYSFPVTHRSARIRSDATALEQGGGKVRVAGRLMTKRGHGKASFAHLKDADGTIQIYLREDVLGPDTYAMAMELDLGDWVGVEGPVFHTKTGETTVRADSIRLLAKSLRPLPEKWHGLTDVETRYRQRYADLVVNDDVRTVFRARASILRAIREFLDGRGYLEVETPVLQPLYGGAAARPFVTHHNALDRTLYLRIAVELYLKRLIVGGLDRVYEIAKTFRNEGIDRFHNPEFTMLEYYQAFADYEEMMQVTQDLLLHTIRAIHGATTIPFDGQEIDFTPPWPRVTFKGAAAKALGVERVPDGEEELRALARKAGLSIDPSFTYGKVLDEIISERAQPGMISPVFLIDYPRDISPLAKPKRGDPSVVERFELMVAGMEVANAFSEQNDPAEQRQAFEAQLEQRRRGDEEAQLLDEDYLRALELGMPPTGGVGIGIDRLVMLLTDSRSIRDVVLFPQMRAEEVEAD